A region of Drosophila mauritiana strain mau12 chromosome 3L, ASM438214v1, whole genome shotgun sequence DNA encodes the following proteins:
- the LOC117141816 gene encoding thioredoxin-2 — MAAMQKKVIIVDSKSSFDKLIDDAGTTKYVLVEFFATWCGPCAMIGPRLEQLASDYFGRMVVLKIDVDENEDLAVQYEVNSMPTFLIIKNRVTLIQFVGGNVERVVSTVEKFVGKVEDSKEHKSKEGGAGASAATVPKL; from the coding sequence ATGGCTGCCATGCAGAAGAAGGTCATCATTGTGGATTCGAAGAGTTCCTTCGATAAGCTCATCGATGATGCGGGAACCACCAAATACGTACTTGTCGAGTTCTTTGCCACCTGGTGCGGTCCTTGCGCGATGATTGGTCCCCGCTTGGAGCAACTGGCATCGGATTACTTCGGACGGATGGTGGTCCTCAAGATTGACGTGGATGAGAATGAAGATCTGGCCGTTCAGTACGAGGTCAACAGCATGCCCACATTTCTGATCATCAAAAACCGAGTGACACTAATCCAGTTCGTGGGCGGCAATGTCGAAAGGGTCGTCAGCACGGTGGAGAAATTTGTGGGCAAGGTGGAGGACTCCAAGGAGCACAAGTCGAAAGAGGGAGGCGCTGGTGCTAGTGCAGCTACCGTGCCGAAACTTTAA